GCCGGGTCACCGCGCAGCTGGCCGAGGATCTCAGGCGCGACAAGGAGAGGCTGGCGAGCGATCGCGACCGAAGGATCGCCGCGGCCAGGCGAGGAGCGTCCTGGCTAGCGCGGCTCACGTTCGACCTTGACCTTGGTGATCTTGGGGCCCTCCATGTCAACCACGGTCCAGCGATAGCCGCCGCCCGCGACGGACGCGCCGGGCTTCGGGATGGCGCCAAGGCGGTGGATGAGGAACCCGGCGACGGTCTGGTAGTCGGAAGACTCCTCGACGGGGAGGGCGAGCTGCGCGCGCACGTCACGGGTGGGCGCGAAGCCGTCCAGGATGTAGGACCCGTCCGGCATACGACGGGCGAAGGGAGGCGCCCCGGCCTCACCCTCCTCGCGGATCTCCCCGACGATCTCCTCGATCACGTCTTCGAGCGTCACGAGGCCCACGACGCCGCCATACTCGTCGACGACGAGGGCGAGGCTCTGGTGGTGCCGCTGGAACTCCCGGAGGAGGAAGCTGATGCGGGCGGTCTCCGGGATGAAGAGCGGCGGACGAAGGAGGTCCGGCAACGAGAAGGGCGCGCCCTGGGCGGCCGCGCGGAGGAGGTCCTTGATGACGATGATGCCGACCGGCTGTTCGACCGAGTCACGGTAGACGGGGATCCTGGAGTGGCCGATCGCCACGGCTCGCTGGAGCACCTCCTCGGCCGGCGTGGCCATGTCGAGCCCCTGGATGTGGGGCCGGGGCGTCATGATCTCGCGCACGGTCGTGTCGGCAAACTCGAAGACGTTGTGGACGAGCTCCTCCTCGAGCTTCTCGAAGATGCCCTTCGCGGCACCCTGCCGGACGAGGTAGCGTACCTCCTCCTCCGAGATGAACGGCGACTCCTTGGCCGAGCTCTGCCCGAGCACACGCAGGACCGCGTTCGTGGACGCGGTGAGCGCGCGGACCACGGCAGAGGAGACACGGTTCAACCAGACGATGGCGGGAGCGACCAGGCAGGCGATACGTTCCGGATTCCTGAGAGCGACCGCCTTGGGCGCGAGCTCGCCGATCACGAGGGAGACATACGTGATGAGGAGGACGACGACCCCGAGCGCGACCGGCTCGGCCCACTCAGTGGCCCCCGGCAGGCCGAGGCCCGCGAGCCAGGGGGT
This genomic stretch from Candidatus Rokuibacteriota bacterium harbors:
- a CDS encoding HlyC/CorC family transporter; protein product: METIWLELVLIGVAILANGFFAGSEIALVSSRISRLAQLRQEAATGAAKAMSLKERPEAFLATIQIAITAVGTLASAVGGATAIEALTPWLAGLGLPGATEWAEPVALGVVVLLITYVSLVIGELAPKAVALRNPERIACLVAPAIVWLNRVSSAVVRALTASTNAVLRVLGQSSAKESPFISEEEVRYLVRQGAAKGIFEKLEEELVHNVFEFADTTVREIMTPRPHIQGLDMATPAEEVLQRAVAIGHSRIPVYRDSVEQPVGIIVIKDLLRAAAQGAPFSLPDLLRPPLFIPETARISFLLREFQRHHQSLALVVDEYGGVVGLVTLEDVIEEIVGEIREEGEAGAPPFARRMPDGSYILDGFAPTRDVRAQLALPVEESSDYQTVAGFLIHRLGAIPKPGASVAGGGYRWTVVDMEGPKITKVKVEREPR